A single region of the Salicibibacter cibi genome encodes:
- a CDS encoding cytochrome C oxidase subunit IV family protein, translated as MAENLDQPFKESAMNNEEKRKINREQRTQVIAFAFMIGITILAFLAVGAEGVPGTFTTPFILLLAFVQLLLQLYYFMHLKDKDHGWPNSFMISGLVLAAPMIVALIMLLGVVKY; from the coding sequence ATGGCTGAAAACTTGGATCAACCCTTTAAAGAGAGTGCAATGAATAATGAGGAAAAACGGAAAATCAACCGTGAACAACGTACGCAGGTCATCGCGTTTGCCTTTATGATCGGAATCACCATCCTGGCTTTCTTGGCCGTCGGTGCTGAAGGTGTGCCTGGTACATTTACAACGCCGTTTATCCTTTTGCTTGCGTTTGTTCAATTGCTTTTACAGTTATACTACTTCATGCATCTGAAAGATAAGGACCACGGCTGGCCGAATTCTTTTATGATTTCCGGCCTTGTCCTGGCAGCGCCGATGATCGTTGCCTTAATCATGCTTCTTGGCGTCGTGAAGTACTAA
- a CDS encoding cytochrome (ubi)quinol oxidase subunit III, with amino-acid sequence MADSVDVNKGLPANPEKATLDGKNKFLGMFVFLAGETTMFATFFGTYLGLRSGTGSGPEAADLFQLPLVFIMTMLLLTSSLTSVLATFAMKKNQFAKLKLWMWITFLLGATFLGLEIYEFVEYYEHGLGYTTSAFASSFYTLVGLHGAHVLFGLAWILLLLLRNRKAGITLTNAPKFYAFSLYWHFIDLVWVFIFTVVYLMGIGG; translated from the coding sequence ATGGCAGATTCAGTTGATGTAAATAAAGGGCTTCCCGCCAATCCGGAAAAAGCGACACTCGACGGCAAAAACAAGTTTCTTGGCATGTTTGTGTTTCTTGCCGGTGAAACGACAATGTTTGCAACGTTTTTTGGTACGTACCTTGGGCTGAGAAGCGGTACCGGAAGTGGTCCGGAAGCCGCGGACCTCTTCCAGCTTCCCCTTGTGTTTATTATGACGATGCTTCTTTTGACAAGCTCATTGACCAGTGTTTTAGCAACGTTTGCGATGAAAAAGAACCAGTTTGCCAAGCTGAAATTGTGGATGTGGATAACATTTTTGCTCGGGGCAACATTTCTCGGTTTAGAGATCTACGAGTTCGTGGAATATTATGAGCATGGACTAGGTTATACGACGAGTGCGTTTGCTTCCTCATTTTATACACTCGTAGGTTTACACGGGGCACACGTATTGTTCGGGCTTGCTTGGATCCTGCTTTTGCTCCTTCGCAACCGAAAAGCAGGTATCACGTTAACCAACGCGCCGAAATTTTACGCGTTCAGTCTCTATTGGCACTTCATTGACCTTGTTTGGGTGTTTATTTTCACTGTTGTATACCTCATGGGGATTGGAGGGTAA
- the ctaD gene encoding cytochrome c oxidase subunit I — protein MVSEATNTRKKSVLWDWLTTVDHKKIAILYLIAGTLFFVKAGLMAVLFRIQLIAPEMEFISGQTFNELVTMHGTIMLFLAATPLIFAFANFAIPLQIGARDVAFPFVNALGFWLFLSGGILLSISWFFGGAPDAGWTSYVPLASREFGGLGIDFYVLGLQISGFGTLISGINFIVTIINMRAPGMTMMRLPLFCWTMLVTSMLIVFAFTPLAAGLALLMLDRIFDAQFFIPGEGGNVVLWQHIFWIFGHPEVYILVMPAFGIISEVVPAFSKKRLFGYTSMVFAVLIIGFLSFMVWLHHMFTVGVGPIANSVFAIATMTIAVPTGIKIFNWLFTMWGGKIKFTTAMHFGASFVPTFVLGGVTGVMLAMAPVDHLYHDTYFVVAHFHYIIVGGIVLGLLAGLFYWYPKMFGHKLNETLGIIFFWIFYIGFHLTFFVQHILGLIGMPRRVYTYLEGQGMDTMNFISSVGAFLMSVAIIILVINIIYSALKAERITEKDPWDARTLEWATSTPVAEYNFAQTPQVRSLDPVFYEKIHGNGEMKPAEPLDEIHMPNGSILPFIMGVGMFIAGFGFISFHMDLFISPYVIIAIGGITFFGAMAARSLQNDHGYHIDKETVESMEKELS, from the coding sequence GTGGTAAGTGAGGCTACAAACACGCGCAAAAAAAGCGTGCTTTGGGATTGGTTAACGACGGTTGACCATAAAAAAATTGCCATCTTGTACTTGATTGCCGGCACACTCTTTTTCGTTAAAGCCGGTTTGATGGCCGTGTTATTCCGAATACAGCTCATAGCACCGGAAATGGAATTTATCAGTGGTCAAACCTTTAATGAATTGGTGACCATGCACGGAACCATCATGTTGTTTCTGGCTGCAACGCCATTGATCTTTGCATTTGCCAACTTTGCCATACCGTTGCAAATCGGTGCTCGTGATGTGGCATTTCCGTTTGTGAACGCGCTCGGTTTCTGGTTGTTTTTATCCGGGGGAATCCTGCTCAGCATCAGTTGGTTTTTCGGCGGAGCCCCGGATGCCGGGTGGACATCTTACGTGCCGCTTGCCAGTCGTGAATTTGGGGGCTTAGGCATAGACTTTTATGTGCTCGGTTTGCAGATATCTGGCTTCGGAACACTTATTTCCGGGATTAACTTTATCGTCACGATCATTAACATGCGTGCCCCGGGAATGACGATGATGCGGCTTCCGCTATTTTGCTGGACGATGCTCGTTACGTCCATGTTGATTGTTTTTGCGTTTACGCCGCTTGCTGCCGGACTCGCGCTATTGATGTTGGACCGTATCTTTGATGCCCAGTTTTTTATTCCGGGTGAAGGCGGGAACGTTGTTCTTTGGCAACATATCTTTTGGATTTTCGGACATCCGGAAGTGTATATCCTTGTCATGCCTGCCTTTGGAATAATATCTGAAGTCGTCCCTGCGTTTTCCAAAAAACGTCTGTTTGGATACACATCGATGGTGTTTGCCGTTTTGATCATCGGCTTTCTATCCTTTATGGTTTGGTTGCACCATATGTTCACGGTAGGTGTCGGGCCGATTGCAAACTCGGTGTTTGCGATTGCAACGATGACGATCGCCGTACCGACGGGGATTAAAATCTTTAACTGGCTGTTTACGATGTGGGGAGGAAAAATCAAGTTTACGACGGCCATGCATTTTGGAGCCTCGTTTGTCCCGACCTTCGTTCTCGGCGGTGTGACTGGCGTCATGCTTGCGATGGCACCGGTGGATCATTTATATCACGATACGTATTTCGTCGTTGCCCACTTTCATTATATTATTGTCGGTGGTATCGTACTGGGCTTGCTTGCCGGACTTTTCTACTGGTATCCGAAAATGTTTGGGCATAAGCTGAATGAAACGTTAGGGATCATCTTTTTTTGGATCTTTTACATTGGATTCCATCTTACGTTCTTCGTTCAACATATTCTCGGGCTTATTGGCATGCCGCGACGGGTTTATACGTATCTGGAAGGCCAAGGGATGGACACGATGAACTTCATCTCAAGTGTCGGTGCATTTTTAATGAGTGTTGCGATCATTATCCTGGTGATCAATATCATCTACTCGGCGCTTAAAGCAGAACGCATCACAGAAAAAGATCCATGGGATGCGCGTACGTTGGAATGGGCCACCTCTACACCCGTAGCGGAGTACAACTTTGCCCAAACGCCGCAAGTACGCTCGCTCGATCCGGTGTTTTATGAAAAGATACATGGAAACGGAGAAATGAAGCCGGCAGAACCATTGGATGAAATTCATATGCCGAATGGGTCGATCCTCCCGTTCATCATGGGTGTAGGCATGTTCATCGCAGGTTTCGGATTTATCAGCTTCCATATGGATCTGTTCATTTCCCCATATGTTATAATCGCGATTGGCGGGATCACTTTCTTCGGTGCAATGGCGGCACGTTCCTTACAAAATGATCACGGTTATCACATTGACAAAGAAACCGTGGAATCAATGGAAAAGGAGTTGAGCTAG
- a CDS encoding YlaN family protein: METVTDSREQAYAVLKADAEKIRQLIEVQMDNLTMPQCPLYEEVLDTQMFGLSREIDFAIRLNLIDERAGKHIMDELERKLSALHERTVNQ; encoded by the coding sequence ATGGAGACCGTGACCGATAGCAGAGAACAGGCTTACGCTGTCCTGAAGGCAGATGCTGAAAAAATCAGGCAACTGATTGAAGTTCAAATGGACAATTTAACGATGCCGCAATGTCCGCTCTATGAAGAGGTGTTGGACACCCAAATGTTTGGACTTTCCCGTGAAATAGATTTCGCCATTCGCCTAAATTTGATCGATGAACGGGCCGGCAAACATATCATGGATGAGCTCGAAAGAAAGTTATCCGCATTACATGAGCGAACGGTAAACCAATAA
- a CDS encoding GNAT family N-acetyltransferase has protein sequence MDIRKLEEGEKREAIKLSSFAFQHEPTEEETKEIMKRMVPDNIWVAVEDGQMLSKVIILPTRLWVYGTSLPAGGISGVATWPEGRRSGNVRQLLKESLRDMRARGHVLSLLDPFAVSYYRKFGWELYCDRTTAILKKDAFPTPKKSGSGRYRRVKDEHWHIFKDIYDQYASRYTGMIDRDESWWKNILLSARFKNKRRIVYQDDEGTDRGYLFYTVKNDIMNVSEFVAVDQEAESALWRLIANHDSMVEEMRITMPNDLHWRFFMDNPDAKEERSIHFMGRIVEMEGFLTQFPFQLEEGEQLSISVTDAFAEWNDGLYQVEKKNGQNVVHKNPASTGLVLETDIKGIIPFLFRYVDGETLHERGIIKGSKAAVTLWEKAIPHGKPFLYDAF, from the coding sequence ATGGACATCCGTAAACTTGAAGAGGGGGAAAAACGAGAAGCGATAAAGCTCAGTTCCTTCGCGTTTCAACATGAACCTACGGAGGAAGAGACGAAGGAAATCATGAAACGGATGGTTCCGGACAACATCTGGGTTGCCGTGGAAGACGGTCAAATGCTCTCAAAAGTTATTATCCTCCCTACGCGATTGTGGGTATACGGCACATCCCTTCCGGCCGGCGGCATTTCCGGCGTTGCCACCTGGCCGGAAGGACGCCGCAGCGGCAATGTTCGCCAACTTCTCAAGGAGAGCTTGCGGGATATGAGAGCAAGAGGGCATGTATTGTCGCTCCTTGACCCATTCGCGGTCAGTTATTACCGCAAATTCGGGTGGGAATTATACTGCGATCGAACGACCGCCATATTAAAAAAAGATGCATTTCCGACACCGAAAAAAAGCGGAAGCGGCCGGTATCGCCGCGTGAAAGATGAGCATTGGCATATTTTCAAAGATATCTATGACCAATATGCCAGCCGATATACGGGTATGATCGACCGGGATGAGAGCTGGTGGAAAAATATATTGCTGAGTGCCCGTTTTAAAAACAAGCGGCGAATCGTCTATCAAGATGATGAAGGAACGGATCGGGGCTACCTTTTTTATACGGTAAAAAATGATATTATGAACGTTTCCGAGTTCGTTGCTGTCGATCAAGAAGCAGAATCAGCGTTGTGGCGATTGATTGCCAATCATGACTCTATGGTGGAAGAGATGCGGATCACCATGCCGAACGACTTGCATTGGCGCTTCTTCATGGACAACCCGGATGCTAAAGAAGAAAGATCGATCCATTTTATGGGACGCATCGTCGAAATGGAAGGCTTTCTTACCCAATTTCCTTTTCAACTTGAAGAAGGGGAACAATTGTCGATTTCCGTAACCGACGCCTTCGCGGAGTGGAATGACGGTTTGTATCAAGTTGAAAAAAAGAACGGGCAAAACGTTGTTCATAAAAATCCCGCTTCAACCGGGCTCGTATTGGAAACCGATATTAAAGGTATCATTCCGTTTTTGTTTCGTTATGTTGACGGAGAAACATTGCATGAACGGGGAATAATCAAAGGCTCCAAAGCCGCGGTTACGCTTTGGGAGAAGGCGATTCCGCACGGAAAGCCGTTCCTCTATGATGCTTTCTAG
- a CDS encoding COX15/CtaA family protein codes for MNKGLKIFGILTSIGMLIVLLQGSIVTKTESGDGCGETWPLCFGEFVPSSPALATLIEYGHRLVSGLVGLMVVILAIWAVKKLPHIRETKFWALMAVLFIIFQGLMGAAAVVFGHSNIVLALHFGISAISFATVILLTTLAFEDGKRRPAPRVKKGFRRYLFFVLAYSYAVIYSGAYVKHTGSTYACEQFPHCGDVATFGFQAGAQMTHRIAAIVLVVLLFILFIQAFRYRYESKILAGSGLIAFALILVQAAAGIAIVYFPDAYLATALTHTLVITFVFTLLCYMAMIVTRNRAF; via the coding sequence TTGAATAAAGGGTTAAAGATTTTCGGCATTTTAACGTCGATCGGAATGCTGATTGTCTTATTGCAAGGGTCCATCGTGACGAAAACAGAATCCGGGGATGGTTGCGGGGAAACGTGGCCGCTTTGTTTCGGAGAATTTGTTCCTTCTTCCCCCGCGCTCGCCACACTCATTGAATATGGCCACCGCCTCGTTTCAGGACTTGTCGGCCTAATGGTCGTCATCTTGGCAATTTGGGCGGTAAAAAAGCTCCCGCATATACGAGAAACAAAATTTTGGGCGTTGATGGCTGTTCTGTTCATTATATTTCAAGGACTCATGGGTGCGGCGGCCGTTGTTTTCGGTCATTCAAATATTGTGCTCGCGCTGCATTTCGGCATATCGGCGATTTCATTCGCTACGGTGATTCTGCTCACAACACTCGCGTTCGAAGATGGCAAACGAAGACCCGCTCCACGTGTCAAAAAAGGCTTTCGCAGATACCTGTTTTTTGTATTAGCCTATAGTTATGCGGTCATCTATAGCGGAGCGTACGTCAAACATACCGGTTCCACATACGCATGCGAGCAATTCCCCCATTGCGGGGATGTGGCAACGTTTGGCTTTCAAGCAGGTGCGCAAATGACGCACCGGATCGCAGCAATCGTCCTCGTTGTGTTGCTTTTCATCTTGTTTATACAAGCGTTTCGCTATCGCTATGAAAGCAAAATACTCGCGGGCAGCGGCTTGATTGCTTTTGCGCTCATTCTTGTACAAGCAGCCGCCGGCATAGCAATCGTGTACTTCCCCGACGCGTATTTAGCTACCGCCCTCACCCACACGCTCGTGATTACATTCGTGTTCACCTTGCTCTGTTATATGGCGATGATCGTAACAAGAAATCGGGCGTTTTAA
- the cyoE gene encoding heme o synthase codes for MKSNTVMKAAEAVEKKESAPEKTVDKPWREYIELAKPGIVMSNLLTAFVGFFVAAQYTAGYSLGSNIHILLFTMFGIALVLAGGTTLNNYIDKDIDPMMDSKKERPSVTGTIEPRKVLYAGLIQSSIGIGVLLTIEPVAAVIAAIGLFVYVVVYSLWLKRTHSLNTIVGSIAGATPPLIGWAAVDPGLHMYAWLMFAVMFIWQPPHFLALAMMRVEEYRKAGVPMLPVVAGFTMTKRQILVYIAALLPISLLLYPFGMIYTIVAAALGIGWLILSLKGIRTKDDTAWARSMFMYSLIYLTVIFVVMVVVHL; via the coding sequence ATGAAATCAAACACGGTTATGAAAGCAGCCGAAGCGGTTGAAAAAAAAGAAAGCGCCCCTGAGAAGACGGTAGACAAACCGTGGAGGGAGTATATTGAGCTGGCAAAACCCGGCATTGTTATGTCGAATTTACTGACGGCTTTCGTCGGATTTTTCGTTGCAGCACAGTATACCGCAGGGTATTCCTTGGGAAGCAACATACACATTCTTTTGTTTACGATGTTCGGGATAGCCCTCGTGCTTGCCGGAGGAACGACGCTAAATAATTATATTGACAAAGATATTGATCCGATGATGGACAGTAAAAAAGAGCGTCCGTCTGTGACGGGAACGATCGAACCGAGAAAAGTTCTATACGCCGGTTTAATCCAGTCCTCGATAGGCATTGGCGTTTTGTTGACGATTGAACCAGTTGCGGCTGTTATTGCGGCAATTGGGCTGTTCGTTTATGTGGTTGTTTATTCCCTGTGGCTAAAACGAACCCATTCATTAAATACGATCGTCGGCAGTATTGCGGGAGCCACGCCCCCGTTAATCGGTTGGGCAGCCGTTGATCCCGGCTTACATATGTATGCCTGGTTAATGTTTGCGGTGATGTTTATTTGGCAACCACCTCATTTTTTGGCATTGGCAATGATGAGGGTAGAAGAGTATCGCAAAGCCGGTGTGCCGATGCTACCGGTCGTTGCGGGCTTTACAATGACCAAAAGACAAATTCTTGTCTATATCGCTGCCTTGCTTCCTATTTCGTTATTGCTCTATCCATTTGGAATGATTTATACAATTGTGGCGGCAGCCCTTGGCATCGGCTGGTTAATATTGAGCTTGAAGGGAATTCGCACAAAGGATGACACGGCGTGGGCACGTTCTATGTTTATGTACTCTCTTATCTATTTGACCGTGATATTTGTCGTAATGGTTGTCGTTCACTTGTGA
- the pyc gene encoding pyruvate carboxylase → MKNIQKVLVANRGEIAIRIFRACTELHIRTVAVYSKEDTGAFHRYKADEAYLVGEGKKPIEAYLDIENIISIAKRTDVDAIHPGYGFLAENTHFAERCEEEGIIFIGPKSEHLHMFGDKIQARKTAIEAGLPVIPGSNGAVSGVEEVEHFAAEHGYPFIIKASLGGGGRGMRIVRKAEEVRDSFDRARSEARSAFGSDEVYVEKLIENPKHIEVQVLGDHEGNTLHLYERDCSVQRRHQKVVEIAPSIALSEQLRDDICQAAIDLADNINYLNAGTVEFLVGADGSFYFIEVNPRIQVEHTITEMVTGVDIVHAQLYIADGFSIHGSVIGLPAQSEIRTHGYAIQSRVTTEDPENDFMPDTGKIMAYRSSGGFGVRLDAGNGFQGAVISPHYDSLLVKVSTWALSFNVAAAKMLRNLREFRIRGIKTNIAFLENVVQHEHFLNGEYNTSFIDDTPELFVFPRRKDRGTKMLTFIGETIVNGYPGLEQQKKPIFSALRKPEVDEDAPMPSGSKQVLDERGTDGLVKWLKDQERTLLTDTTFRDAHQSLLATRVRSHDLLNIAEPTARMLPDLFSTEMWGGATYDVAMRFLHEDPWERLLNLREKMPNVLFQMLLRGANAVGYKNYPDNVIEEFVKTSASAGIDVFRVFDSLNWLPGMTKAIEAVRNSGKLAEAAICYTGDILDPNREKYNLNYYKELAKTLEAEGAHILGIKDMAGLLKPEAAYQLVNELKETIDLPVHLHMHDTSGNGVFTYARAIDAGVDVVDTAISAMAGSTSQPSMESLYYALKGTGKEPALNVEAASKLSGYWEDVRAYYQGFESGLIAPHPEIYEHEMPGGQYSNLQQQAKAVGLKGQWDDVKDMYARVNTLFGDIVKVTPSSKVVGDMALYMVKNDLTEADIFEQGNSLDFPESVVEMFQGEIGQPPGGFPPELQRIILKNREAYTDRPGKHMEPVDFEDLKTKLFTELDRQVTSHDLMNHTMYPKVYEEYEQFRNYFGDVSVLDTPTFFYGLRLGEEIEVEIEPGKTLIVKLISISKPSDAGDRIVYFELNGQPREVIIKDRSIQSTVAEKVKADKKNPNHIAGTMPGTVLKVLVKEGEEVKKGDHLIITEAMKMETTVQAPRDGKIEAIHVGNGEAIDSGDLLIEIGD, encoded by the coding sequence CTGAAAAACATTCAGAAAGTGCTCGTTGCAAATCGTGGCGAGATTGCCATTCGAATTTTCAGAGCTTGTACGGAACTTCATATTCGTACAGTGGCCGTTTATTCCAAAGAAGACACGGGGGCATTCCACCGTTATAAGGCGGATGAAGCTTATTTGGTCGGAGAAGGAAAAAAACCGATTGAAGCTTATCTGGACATTGAAAATATTATTTCGATTGCGAAACGGACAGACGTAGACGCCATCCATCCGGGATACGGATTTCTGGCGGAAAACACGCATTTTGCGGAGCGCTGTGAAGAAGAAGGGATTATTTTTATCGGTCCGAAAAGTGAGCATTTACATATGTTCGGCGATAAAATACAAGCGCGCAAAACCGCGATTGAAGCAGGGCTTCCGGTCATACCGGGAAGCAACGGCGCCGTTTCCGGTGTCGAGGAAGTGGAGCATTTTGCCGCGGAACACGGATATCCTTTTATTATTAAGGCGAGCCTCGGCGGGGGCGGACGCGGAATGAGGATTGTCCGTAAAGCCGAAGAGGTTAGGGATTCATTTGATCGGGCACGCTCGGAAGCGCGATCCGCTTTTGGCAGTGATGAGGTTTATGTAGAGAAGCTGATTGAGAATCCGAAGCATATTGAGGTGCAAGTTCTTGGTGACCATGAAGGGAACACTTTGCATTTATATGAAAGGGATTGCTCGGTGCAAAGACGCCATCAAAAAGTGGTGGAAATCGCACCCAGCATCGCGCTCAGCGAACAGCTCCGGGATGATATTTGCCAGGCAGCCATTGACCTTGCCGATAACATCAATTATTTGAATGCAGGAACCGTTGAGTTTCTCGTCGGTGCTGACGGATCGTTTTACTTTATTGAAGTCAACCCCCGTATTCAAGTGGAACACACGATTACGGAAATGGTTACCGGTGTTGACATTGTACATGCCCAGTTATACATCGCCGACGGCTTTTCCATACACGGATCCGTCATCGGATTGCCCGCTCAATCGGAAATCCGTACGCATGGCTACGCGATCCAGTCGCGGGTGACAACCGAGGATCCGGAAAATGACTTCATGCCGGACACGGGCAAAATCATGGCATACCGCTCCAGCGGCGGTTTCGGTGTACGCCTGGATGCAGGGAATGGCTTTCAGGGCGCAGTCATCAGCCCCCATTATGATTCTTTGCTTGTGAAGGTTTCGACATGGGCGCTCTCTTTTAATGTAGCCGCAGCAAAAATGCTTCGAAACTTACGGGAGTTCCGCATCCGCGGCATTAAAACGAATATTGCCTTTTTGGAAAATGTCGTGCAGCATGAGCACTTTTTAAACGGGGAGTACAATACATCATTTATCGATGATACGCCTGAATTATTCGTGTTCCCGCGCCGAAAAGACCGGGGAACGAAAATGCTGACGTTTATCGGCGAAACGATTGTGAACGGTTATCCGGGGTTGGAGCAACAGAAAAAACCGATATTTTCCGCGCTTCGTAAGCCCGAGGTAGATGAAGATGCACCAATGCCGTCCGGGAGCAAGCAAGTGCTCGATGAGCGGGGTACCGACGGGCTTGTGAAATGGTTAAAAGACCAGGAACGCACGCTTTTGACGGACACGACGTTCCGAGATGCCCATCAATCGCTGCTCGCGACCCGTGTGCGCAGCCATGATTTGCTCAATATTGCCGAACCGACGGCGCGCATGTTGCCTGATTTATTTTCAACGGAGATGTGGGGCGGAGCGACATACGATGTGGCCATGCGCTTTTTGCACGAAGACCCGTGGGAACGTCTGCTCAATCTCAGAGAGAAGATGCCGAATGTATTGTTCCAGATGCTTCTTCGCGGGGCGAATGCGGTCGGCTATAAAAATTACCCCGACAATGTCATCGAGGAGTTTGTCAAAACGTCCGCCAGTGCAGGCATCGACGTCTTCCGTGTCTTTGATTCCCTCAATTGGCTACCGGGAATGACGAAAGCGATCGAAGCGGTTCGAAACTCCGGAAAACTCGCGGAAGCGGCGATCTGTTATACCGGTGATATTCTCGACCCCAACCGCGAGAAATACAATTTGAATTATTATAAAGAGCTTGCCAAAACGCTAGAAGCGGAAGGCGCCCATATTCTCGGCATCAAAGATATGGCCGGATTATTGAAACCCGAGGCTGCCTATCAATTGGTGAACGAGTTAAAAGAAACCATCGATTTGCCCGTGCATCTGCATATGCACGATACGAGCGGAAATGGCGTATTCACTTATGCAAGAGCAATTGATGCCGGCGTCGATGTCGTCGACACCGCGATTAGCGCGATGGCCGGCTCCACTTCGCAGCCGAGCATGGAAAGCCTGTACTACGCCTTGAAAGGCACAGGCAAGGAACCGGCTTTGAACGTGGAAGCCGCAAGTAAGTTAAGCGGTTATTGGGAAGATGTGCGCGCCTACTATCAAGGGTTTGAAAGTGGCTTGATCGCACCACACCCGGAAATCTATGAACACGAAATGCCCGGCGGACAATACAGCAACTTGCAGCAACAGGCAAAAGCCGTCGGCTTAAAAGGGCAATGGGATGATGTGAAGGACATGTACGCGAGGGTAAACACGCTCTTCGGTGACATCGTGAAAGTCACTCCTTCTTCAAAAGTCGTCGGTGACATGGCACTATACATGGTGAAAAATGATTTGACGGAAGCGGATATTTTTGAACAAGGAAATTCCCTTGATTTTCCCGAATCGGTCGTGGAAATGTTTCAGGGCGAGATCGGACAGCCGCCCGGAGGTTTCCCGCCGGAACTCCAGCGCATCATTTTAAAAAATCGAGAAGCGTATACCGACCGACCTGGTAAACACATGGAGCCTGTCGATTTTGAAGACCTGAAAACAAAGCTATTCACGGAGCTCGATCGGCAAGTGACATCTCACGACCTAATGAATCACACGATGTACCCGAAAGTTTACGAGGAGTATGAACAGTTTCGAAATTATTTCGGGGATGTTTCCGTTCTCGATACGCCGACATTTTTCTATGGACTTCGACTTGGAGAGGAAATCGAAGTGGAAATCGAGCCGGGAAAAACGTTGATTGTGAAGCTGATTTCCATTTCCAAACCATCGGATGCCGGCGATCGCATCGTCTATTTTGAACTCAACGGCCAGCCTCGGGAAGTAATCATTAAAGACCGAAGCATCCAAAGCACCGTGGCCGAAAAAGTAAAAGCAGACAAGAAAAATCCGAATCATATTGCCGGAACGATGCCGGGAACCGTGTTGAAAGTGCTCGTCAAAGAAGGAGAAGAGGTTAAAAAGGGCGATCATCTGATCATTACCGAAGCGATGAAAATGGAAACGACTGTACAAGCCCCTAGAGACGGCAAAATTGAAGCGATTCACGTGGGAAATGGAGAAGCGATCGATAGCGGAGACTTGTTGATCGAAATCGGGGATTAA
- the coxB gene encoding cytochrome c oxidase subunit II → MNAKKRFLRVVPLMAFMLLLAGCGEQGLTALDPMGPQSQWIFDNMLLSLYVMALVTVVVFVIFFIVVMKFRQKDGDNDYPEQTHGNTKLEVAWTVIPIFLLAILAVPTITGQFYLSVDAEDIAEEEEETEGAGDVDEEVDEEDLQDDAYVIEVTGHQFWWEFDYPEGFTTGNDVYIPAEEEVVFQLEAEDVMHSFWVPALGGKVDNIPGVTNHVWLEADDPGVYMGKCAELCGPSHALMDFKLIALEEDDYASWNEEMQQEEEEPEETLAQEGREQFEDQGCIACHAVDGEGSAQGPTLTNFGDRTTIAGFLENNEENLRDWIRDPGALKQGVNMPASPGMEDDELDAIIAYLDSLERLDDETKEDIDL, encoded by the coding sequence ATGAATGCAAAGAAGAGGTTTCTGCGGGTTGTGCCGCTTATGGCCTTTATGCTATTGCTCGCAGGGTGCGGCGAACAAGGATTGACAGCGTTGGATCCGATGGGCCCCCAATCGCAATGGATTTTTGACAATATGCTTTTGAGTCTGTATGTTATGGCGCTCGTCACCGTTGTTGTCTTTGTTATTTTCTTTATCGTCGTTATGAAGTTTCGGCAAAAAGATGGAGATAATGATTATCCGGAACAAACCCACGGCAACACAAAGCTAGAAGTGGCCTGGACCGTCATTCCCATTTTCTTGTTGGCAATTCTCGCGGTTCCGACAATTACGGGACAATTTTACTTAAGCGTTGACGCCGAAGACATTGCCGAAGAAGAAGAGGAGACCGAAGGGGCTGGTGACGTTGATGAAGAAGTCGATGAAGAAGATCTTCAAGATGACGCGTATGTCATCGAAGTTACCGGCCATCAATTTTGGTGGGAATTTGATTATCCTGAAGGATTTACGACCGGTAACGATGTTTACATTCCGGCAGAAGAAGAAGTTGTCTTTCAACTGGAAGCAGAAGATGTTATGCACTCATTCTGGGTGCCGGCCCTGGGAGGCAAGGTAGACAATATCCCGGGGGTGACGAACCATGTGTGGTTAGAGGCAGATGACCCCGGTGTTTACATGGGAAAATGTGCCGAGTTGTGCGGTCCTTCCCACGCACTCATGGACTTTAAATTGATTGCGCTTGAAGAGGACGATTATGCTTCCTGGAATGAAGAAATGCAGCAAGAAGAAGAAGAACCGGAGGAAACGTTGGCCCAAGAAGGCCGTGAGCAATTTGAAGACCAAGGGTGCATTGCCTGCCATGCTGTTGATGGCGAAGGTTCCGCACAAGGACCGACGTTAACGAACTTCGGTGACCGCACGACGATTGCCGGTTTCCTCGAAAACAACGAGGAAAACCTGCGAGACTGGATCCGGGACCCCGGCGCCTTGAAACAAGGAGTAAATATGCCGGCATCACCGGGAATGGAAGATGATGAACTCGATGCGATCATCGCTTACCTCGATTCGTTAGAGCGACTAGATGATGAAACAAAAGAAGACATTGACCTTTAA